A single Nicotiana tabacum cultivar K326 chromosome 5, ASM71507v2, whole genome shotgun sequence DNA region contains:
- the LOC107823750 gene encoding fructose-bisphosphate aldolase 6, cytosolic: protein MSCYKGKYADELIANAAYIATPGKGILAADESTGTIGKRLSSINVENVEENRRALRELLFLTPGALQYLSGVILFEETLYQKTASGKPFVDVLKEGGVLPGIKVDKGTVELPGTDGETTTQGLDGLAERCQKYYAAGARFAKWRAVLKIGANEPSQLAINDNANGLARYAIICQQNGLVPIVEPEILVDGGHDINKCADVTERVLAACYKALNDHHVLLEGTLLKPNMVTPGSESPKVAPEVIAEYTVRALQRTMPAAVPAVVFLSGGQSEEEATRNLNAMNKLQTKRPWTLSFSFGRALQQSTLKAWGGKVENVEKARAAFLTRCKANSEATLGKYAGSSNLSEGASESLHVKDYKY, encoded by the exons ATGTCTTGTTACAAGGGAAAATACGCCG ATGAGCTCATCGCAAATGCTGCATACATAGCCACCCCTGGTAAGGGTATCCTTGCTGCTGACGAGTCTACTGGCACAATTGGCAAGCGTCTATCTAGTATTAATGTTGAGAATGTTGAGGAAAACCGGAGGGCTCTCCGGGAGCTGCTCTTCCTCACACCTGGTGCTCTTCAGTACCTTAGTGGAGTTATCTTGTTTGAGGAAACCCTCTATCAGAAGACTGCATCCG GCAAGCCTTTTGTTGATGTCTTGAAGGAGGGTGGAGTTCTCCCTGGGATTAAAGTCGACAAGGGTACCGTAGAGCTTCCTGGAACCGATGGTGAGACGACTACTCAGGGTTTGGATGGCCTTGCTGAGCGCTGCCAAAAGTACTATGCTGCTGGTGCTAGGTTTGCAAAATGGCGTGCAGTGCTCAAGATTGGTGCCAACGAGCCTTCTCAGCTTGCTATCAATGACAATGCCAATGGCCTTGCAAGATATGCCATCATCTGCCAGCAGAATGGTCTTGTCCCCATTGTTGAACCTGAGATCCTTGTTGATGGAGGCCACGACATTAACAAATGTGCTGATGTCACCGAGCGTGTTCTTGCTGCTTGCTACAAGGCTCTCAATGACCACCATGTCCTCCTCGAGGGTACATTGTTGAAGCCCAACATGGTCACTCCTGGATCTGAATCCCCTAAAGTTGCACCAGAAGTTATCGCAGAATACACTGTACGTGCCTTGCAGCGAACAATGCCAGCTGCTGTCCCTGCTGTGGTTTTCTTGTCTGGTGGTCAGAGTGAGGAAGAGGCTACCCGCAACCTCAATGCCATGAACAAGCTACAGACCAAGAGGCCCTGGACTCTCTCATTCTCCTTCGGACGTGCTCTTCAGCAGAGCACTCTCAAAGCCTGGGGCGGAAAGGTGGAAAATGTTGAGAAGGCCCGTGCTGCATTCCTCACAAGGTGCAAGGCCAACTCTGAGGCTACCCTTGGAAAGTATGCTGGTAGTTCCAACTTGAGCGAGGGTGCTTCCGAGAGCCTTCACGTCAAGGACTACAAGTATTAG